From Oenococcus sicerae, the proteins below share one genomic window:
- the priA gene encoding primosomal protein N' yields MKTVSVIVDLPTRQTNQPFTYAIPDDLLDFDLLGHRVRVPFGRRFLMGYVVAVDQKPAGDFQLKTIESIVDKQPILNHEMLALSDWLARYVFSYRVQVIQAMLPNAFKPRYLKGLKIVGDVSKELRQTIFLGNDEIEFLAKNYDPQQTAMINELIRQGKIVQTTTIEKKNKAKTVKVLSAKLSAGELSELLKSRRRSEAQKKLLIFLADHENVFFQSKELADILDISVSTIATAEKNNWLEKSQMPLTRNPVKNISVKKTKAVKLTADQQSVFDQLLASITKGENKTFLLEGITGSGKTEVYLQLIEKTIAEGKTALLLVPEIALTPQMIRRVKARFLDSVALIHSGLSDGQRLDQWEEIRDGKIKIVIGTRSAVFSPLSNIGLIIIDEEHETNYKQEDNPRYHARDVALWRAKYHKAVTLLGSATPSLESRARAQKGLFQLLTMKHRAVSGAVLPKVSIVDMREVWQRQHADSDFSPELLDAIKQRQLNHEQSILLLNRRGFSSFVMCRNCGYVPHCPNCNVSLTLHMDSHSLNCHYCGYEEAIPNTCPVCGSHQIRYVGTGTEKVAAKLNSLITGIKLVRLDQDTTRKKGSLEKILSDFAARKYDVLLGTQMVAKGLDFPDVTLVGAINADVGLNLPDYRSGEKTFELLTQVAGRAGRDQKTGEVIIQSFNPDNYAIKLAADQNYEAFYKSEMLLRHLADYPPYFYTIQIAVSGPDQFLTSQAIDQVSAFIRPQLDPKTIVLGPTPKAIAKLRNRYYFQIILKYKADQNLENTLTSLQTDFAEKLSKNIYLSIDRDPVSFI; encoded by the coding sequence TTGAAAACAGTTTCCGTCATTGTTGATCTACCAACTCGGCAGACAAATCAACCTTTTACATATGCAATTCCAGACGATTTACTGGATTTTGATTTGCTTGGTCATCGCGTCCGAGTACCTTTTGGCAGACGCTTTTTAATGGGCTATGTCGTCGCCGTTGATCAAAAGCCAGCAGGTGATTTTCAATTAAAAACGATTGAATCTATTGTTGATAAACAGCCGATCTTAAATCATGAAATGCTGGCATTATCGGATTGGCTGGCTCGTTATGTTTTTTCTTATCGCGTACAAGTGATTCAAGCAATGCTGCCAAATGCTTTTAAGCCACGTTATTTAAAGGGTTTGAAAATTGTTGGTGATGTCTCAAAAGAACTGAGACAGACTATTTTTTTAGGTAATGATGAAATTGAATTTTTAGCTAAAAATTATGATCCTCAACAGACAGCGATGATCAACGAACTAATTCGCCAAGGCAAAATCGTACAGACAACGACGATTGAAAAGAAAAATAAGGCCAAGACTGTTAAAGTGCTGTCAGCTAAGTTATCTGCTGGGGAATTGTCGGAGCTATTAAAAAGCAGGCGGCGCAGCGAAGCGCAGAAAAAACTCTTGATTTTTCTCGCTGACCACGAGAATGTTTTTTTTCAAAGCAAAGAACTCGCGGATATTTTAGACATTTCTGTATCGACGATCGCAACAGCTGAAAAAAATAATTGGCTGGAAAAGAGTCAAATGCCATTAACGAGAAACCCGGTCAAAAATATTTCTGTCAAAAAAACCAAAGCGGTTAAACTGACCGCTGATCAGCAGTCAGTTTTTGATCAGCTACTGGCTTCGATTACAAAAGGAGAAAATAAAACTTTTTTGCTCGAGGGCATCACAGGCTCTGGCAAGACGGAAGTGTACTTGCAGCTGATTGAAAAAACGATCGCTGAAGGGAAAACGGCTTTATTATTAGTTCCGGAAATTGCGTTGACCCCGCAAATGATTCGGCGTGTTAAAGCGCGTTTTTTGGATTCGGTTGCTTTGATTCATTCAGGCCTGTCGGATGGTCAGCGTTTAGACCAGTGGGAGGAGATCCGTGATGGCAAAATTAAAATTGTCATCGGCACACGTTCGGCTGTTTTCTCACCCTTGTCTAATATTGGGCTGATCATTATCGATGAAGAACATGAAACGAATTACAAGCAAGAGGACAACCCGCGCTACCATGCTAGAGATGTCGCTTTATGGCGGGCGAAATATCACAAAGCTGTCACTTTATTGGGCTCGGCAACACCTAGCTTGGAATCGCGAGCTAGAGCGCAAAAAGGACTTTTTCAGTTATTGACCATGAAACATCGTGCTGTATCGGGAGCTGTTTTACCAAAAGTTTCAATCGTCGATATGCGCGAAGTCTGGCAGCGGCAGCATGCAGATAGTGATTTTAGTCCAGAACTGCTTGATGCGATCAAACAACGCCAGCTGAATCATGAACAAAGCATTTTGCTGTTAAACCGTCGCGGATTTTCATCTTTTGTCATGTGCCGAAATTGCGGTTATGTGCCGCATTGTCCGAATTGTAATGTCTCCTTAACACTGCACATGGATAGCCATTCTTTAAACTGCCATTATTGCGGTTATGAGGAAGCGATTCCTAATACATGTCCTGTATGCGGCAGCCATCAGATTCGCTATGTTGGTACTGGCACGGAAAAAGTGGCAGCTAAATTGAATTCTCTGATCACCGGCATCAAGCTTGTGCGTTTGGACCAAGATACAACTCGTAAAAAAGGCAGCTTGGAAAAAATTTTGAGCGACTTTGCTGCTCGTAAATACGATGTCCTATTGGGTACACAGATGGTTGCTAAAGGACTTGATTTTCCAGATGTGACCTTGGTTGGTGCCATCAATGCTGATGTTGGTTTGAATCTGCCGGATTACCGATCTGGTGAAAAGACTTTCGAACTATTGACACAGGTTGCTGGTCGTGCTGGACGTGATCAGAAAACAGGCGAAGTTATTATTCAAAGCTTTAATCCTGATAATTACGCAATCAAATTGGCAGCTGATCAAAATTACGAGGCCTTTTATAAATCAGAAATGCTTTTGCGCCATTTAGCAGACTATCCGCCTTATTTTTATACGATTCAAATTGCAGTCAGTGGTCCTGACCAGTTTTTGACCAGTCAAGCAATTGATCAGGTTTCTGCATTTATTCGGCCTCAATTAGATCCGAAAACGATTGTGCTGGGTCCAACACCGAAGGCGATCGCTAAATTACGCAATCGTTATTATTTCCAAATCATCCTGAAGTATAAGGCTGACCAGAATTTAGAAAACACACTGACCAGCCTGCAGACTGACTTTGCTGAAAAACTTTCTAAAAATATTTATTTAAGTATTGACCGTGATCCGGTATCATTTATTTGA
- the fmt gene encoding methionyl-tRNA formyltransferase, which yields MTNSVIFFGTSDFSASVLQGLIDDPAFQVLAVVSQPDRPVGRKRTLAVTQTKKIAIANNLAVFQPEKLSGSKEMADLIAMQADFLVTAAFGQFVPTKLLKSATVAAINVHASLLPKYRGAAPINWALINGDKKTGVSIMYMVREMDAGDIVSVREIPIATSDNAASLFEKLAIVGRDLLLETMPKMLTGDFLTAKQDTSRITLAPKIDNQLSKLDFYHKSAAQIVDLVRGLSPKPGASLRINQEQIKVFTAETGSLIGQTGQISILSKHDFAITAADGIAVLLQQVQPAGKKRMSVSAFLNGSNKSLRVGDRVDRV from the coding sequence ATGACTAATTCGGTGATTTTTTTTGGAACTTCAGATTTTAGTGCCAGTGTCTTGCAAGGCTTGATCGATGATCCTGCTTTTCAAGTGCTTGCGGTGGTGAGCCAGCCTGATCGGCCGGTTGGCCGGAAAAGGACTTTGGCAGTTACTCAGACCAAAAAAATTGCAATAGCCAATAATTTGGCAGTTTTCCAGCCTGAAAAATTATCAGGTTCAAAGGAGATGGCTGACTTGATCGCAATGCAGGCTGACTTTTTGGTGACGGCTGCTTTTGGGCAATTCGTCCCAACTAAACTGCTGAAGTCAGCGACCGTTGCGGCGATCAATGTCCATGCCAGTTTGCTGCCCAAGTACCGTGGAGCTGCTCCGATCAATTGGGCACTTATAAATGGTGATAAAAAGACTGGCGTTTCGATCATGTACATGGTCAGGGAGATGGACGCCGGCGATATCGTTTCTGTGAGAGAAATACCGATCGCAACATCTGATAATGCCGCCTCTTTGTTCGAAAAGCTGGCCATCGTTGGTCGTGATCTTTTGCTAGAAACAATGCCGAAAATGCTCACAGGTGATTTCCTTACAGCTAAACAAGATACAAGTCGGATCACGTTAGCGCCGAAAATTGATAATCAATTGTCTAAACTGGATTTTTATCATAAATCTGCTGCACAAATTGTTGACTTAGTTCGCGGTCTTTCGCCAAAGCCTGGTGCAAGCTTACGAATCAATCAAGAGCAGATCAAGGTTTTTACGGCAGAGACTGGTTCGCTGATTGGCCAAACAGGTCAAATATCAATACTGTCCAAGCACGATTTCGCGATTACCGCAGCCGATGGCATAGCTGTCTTATTGCAGCAGGTTCAGCCTGCAGGAAAAAAACGCATGTCCGTTTCGGCTTTCTTGAACGGGTCTAACAAGAGCTTGCGTGTCGGTGACCGCGTTGATAGGGTATAG
- a CDS encoding protein phosphatase 2C domain-containing protein — protein sequence MQIAYLSDIGTRKKENQDFVGIFTNKNHYKLAVVADGVTSEKGGDVAAEMVVNNFGFGWRQTEIASIQAAKDWISEKAREENSRILEAGKRFDDLSKMATTMVLAVAIKDDVLVGNLGDSRAYIFNGKFLKQLSLDHSFGNELLKRGEVSQENVNSIPHHQSITRYFGLNAQTEMFFTVSKVANNDIIMLATDGLTKQVEEQDILRVIKSRHKSLSEMVAQLVNTANEQSGFDNVTILLMSQFKEDN from the coding sequence ATGCAAATCGCCTACTTAAGTGATATTGGGACTCGAAAAAAAGAAAACCAAGACTTTGTCGGGATTTTCACGAATAAAAATCACTACAAACTCGCCGTTGTCGCAGATGGCGTCACGAGTGAAAAAGGCGGTGATGTTGCAGCTGAGATGGTTGTCAACAACTTCGGTTTCGGTTGGCGCCAAACGGAAATCGCCTCAATTCAAGCTGCAAAAGACTGGATTTCAGAAAAAGCCAGAGAAGAGAACAGTCGTATTTTGGAAGCTGGCAAACGTTTCGATGATCTTTCGAAAATGGCAACGACGATGGTACTGGCTGTGGCGATCAAGGATGATGTACTGGTTGGCAACTTAGGTGATTCGCGAGCTTATATTTTTAATGGCAAATTTTTAAAACAGCTTTCTCTTGATCATTCTTTTGGCAATGAACTGCTGAAGCGTGGTGAAGTTTCTCAAGAAAATGTTAATAGTATTCCGCATCACCAAAGCATTACGCGTTATTTTGGCTTGAATGCGCAGACAGAAATGTTTTTTACGGTTTCAAAAGTCGCTAACAACGACATTATTATGCTGGCAACAGATGGTTTGACAAAACAAGTTGAGGAACAGGATATTTTACGTGTTATAAAATCAAGACACAAGTCTCTAAGCGAGATGGTGGCACAATTAGTTAATACAGCTAATGAACAAAGCGGTTTTGATAATGTCACGATCTTACTAATGTCACAGTTTAAGGAGGATAATTGA
- the pknB gene encoding Stk1 family PASTA domain-containing Ser/Thr kinase, whose amino-acid sequence MNPGSIFANRYQIIRPLGEGGMANVYLATDMQSNQQVAIKVLRLDLQNNPDFVRRFQREAQAAAQLVHPNIVKVLDSGSFDGMQYLAMEYVDGMDLKKYIAQYYPIPYTQVVNIMEQVLSAVSMAHNHGIVHRDLKPQNILVGKDGSLKIVDFGIAIARSEFGMTQTNAVLGSVHYLSPEQTRGGMATNKSDIYALGVILFEMLTGKVPYEGETAVSIAMKHSSERMPSAKAADPNIPQALENVILRATAKNPDNRYLTAEDMANDLRTSLSPQRSGEAKLPDFVDDQAETRTIPIDELKSQVASGIQRPNASANEVDPAVLLKDAKKNAPLVKKHKKHRIWPWILAGLLAAGIIVILAAMFWPGKVQVPDTHNMALNKAEKLIRNNNLEVGNISKTTSRTIKKGQVIKSDPKIGLHVSKKTKIDLIVSNGAKKLTFGDYVGSDYSIVANVLKNQGYKVKKTERYSDTISSGQIIKQSIAADEKVDPYETTVKFTVSKGPQKITVPTFDNVASAQAWANQNGIKLEINYSETNLYSSGSVISQNPSGGTEISSSTVINLQVAKAAPSSSSSSSSSSSSSSSSSSSSSSSSSSSSESK is encoded by the coding sequence ATGAATCCTGGTTCAATATTTGCAAACAGATATCAAATTATCCGGCCGCTCGGCGAGGGTGGGATGGCCAATGTTTATTTAGCTACTGATATGCAGAGCAATCAGCAAGTGGCGATCAAAGTCCTGCGTTTGGATCTGCAAAACAATCCGGATTTTGTGCGCCGTTTCCAAAGAGAAGCTCAAGCCGCAGCACAACTGGTTCACCCTAACATCGTTAAAGTACTGGATTCGGGTTCTTTTGATGGTATGCAGTATTTAGCTATGGAATATGTTGATGGCATGGATCTGAAAAAGTACATCGCTCAATATTATCCAATTCCTTATACACAAGTTGTGAATATCATGGAGCAAGTACTTTCGGCTGTTTCTATGGCTCACAATCACGGCATTGTTCATCGTGATCTAAAACCGCAGAACATTCTTGTTGGCAAAGATGGTTCGCTTAAAATCGTTGATTTTGGTATTGCGATCGCTAGAAGTGAATTTGGTATGACGCAGACGAATGCTGTTTTGGGATCAGTTCACTATTTAAGTCCTGAGCAGACTCGTGGCGGCATGGCAACGAATAAGTCTGATATTTATGCGCTGGGTGTTATTTTGTTTGAAATGTTGACCGGGAAGGTGCCTTACGAGGGTGAGACAGCAGTTTCGATCGCGATGAAACATTCTTCTGAACGGATGCCTTCTGCTAAAGCAGCTGATCCAAATATTCCACAGGCTTTGGAAAACGTTATTTTACGCGCTACTGCTAAGAATCCTGATAATCGTTATTTAACGGCTGAAGATATGGCTAATGATTTGCGGACAAGCCTGTCACCACAACGGTCAGGAGAAGCTAAATTACCTGATTTTGTTGATGATCAGGCTGAGACTAGAACGATCCCGATCGATGAACTGAAATCTCAAGTTGCTAGCGGCATCCAGCGGCCTAACGCATCTGCTAATGAAGTTGATCCCGCTGTGTTGCTCAAGGATGCCAAAAAGAATGCCCCCCTTGTCAAAAAACATAAAAAGCATCGTATCTGGCCTTGGATTCTAGCTGGTCTGCTTGCGGCTGGCATCATCGTTATTTTAGCTGCGATGTTTTGGCCTGGCAAAGTTCAGGTGCCGGATACGCATAACATGGCCTTAAATAAGGCAGAAAAATTAATTCGCAATAATAATCTTGAAGTTGGCAATATTAGCAAGACAACTTCAAGAACGATCAAAAAAGGTCAAGTAATAAAGTCCGATCCAAAGATCGGCTTGCATGTATCGAAAAAAACCAAGATCGATCTGATCGTATCGAATGGTGCTAAAAAATTGACTTTCGGAGATTACGTCGGTTCTGATTACTCAATTGTGGCCAATGTTTTGAAAAATCAAGGCTACAAAGTTAAAAAGACTGAACGTTATTCTGATACCATTTCAAGTGGGCAGATCATTAAGCAGTCCATTGCAGCTGATGAAAAAGTCGACCCTTATGAAACGACGGTTAAATTTACAGTTTCTAAGGGACCGCAAAAGATTACAGTACCAACTTTTGATAATGTTGCCAGTGCCCAGGCTTGGGCCAACCAGAATGGTATTAAGCTTGAAATTAATTATAGTGAGACTAATCTTTACAGTAGTGGTAGTGTTATTAGCCAGAATCCTAGCGGTGGTACGGAAATATCATCTTCAACCGTTATTAATTTGCAAGTTGCAAAGGCGGCGCCTTCTAGTTCAAGCAGTTCTTCTTCTAGTTCAAGCAGTTCTTCTTCTAGTTCAAGCAGTTCTTCTTCTAGCAGCTCGTCTAGCAGTGAGAGCAAATAA
- the rpe gene encoding ribulose-phosphate 3-epimerase, producing the protein MSVIVAPSILAADYLNLADQIQLVEKAGAKYLHIDIMDGDFVPSISYGPEWVKQIKASGSQLALDVHLMVNHPEKIVDVFAKAGADIIGVHVEATAHIHRVLQMIKNAGSRAEVVINPGTPVSSILPILYMVDQVLVMTVNPGFGGQKFLPQEITKVAELNQYKKDHDLHFDIEIDGGVNDKTVIDAYKAGVTVAVAGSYVYDKLDPAAKVQKLIEVTDFAVD; encoded by the coding sequence ATGAGTGTTATTGTTGCGCCGTCCATTTTGGCGGCAGATTATTTGAATTTAGCTGATCAAATCCAATTAGTTGAGAAGGCTGGTGCAAAATATTTGCATATCGATATCATGGATGGTGATTTTGTGCCCAGCATTTCTTACGGACCGGAATGGGTCAAACAAATCAAAGCCAGCGGCAGCCAATTAGCGTTAGATGTGCATTTAATGGTTAATCATCCAGAAAAAATCGTGGATGTTTTTGCTAAAGCCGGTGCAGATATTATTGGTGTACATGTTGAAGCTACTGCACATATTCACCGTGTTTTACAGATGATTAAAAATGCTGGCAGTCGTGCCGAAGTTGTTATAAACCCAGGCACACCAGTTTCTTCGATACTGCCTATTTTATATATGGTGGATCAAGTTCTTGTTATGACGGTTAATCCAGGATTTGGCGGTCAAAAGTTTTTGCCGCAAGAAATCACTAAAGTCGCTGAACTTAATCAATATAAAAAAGATCATGATTTGCATTTTGATATCGAAATTGATGGCGGCGTTAATGATAAAACCGTTATCGATGCTTATAAGGCCGGTGTTACTGTTGCTGTCGCTGGTTCTTATGTGTATGACAAGTTAGATCCAGCTGCCAAAGTTCAAAAATTGATCGAGGTCACGGATTTTGCGGTCGATTAA
- a CDS encoding thiamine diphosphokinase, which translates to MRSINILAGGPRENLPKNFSDFLHSDSDWIGVDAGAFYLLTHGVEHITAIGDFDSLTASELAFVKSKVDPKNFFQAKPEKDYTDTELSLLWVEKHFDLSKYDAINLFAMTGQRLDHELNNLLNLFEAQYTNILRRIKFYDLTNIVEFFAAGNYLLSNKFHKKYLGLITLNDISHFSIKGAKYELSNFSSKIARAFASNEFLSDAEVEISFETGNVIAIYS; encoded by the coding sequence TTGCGGTCGATTAATATTTTGGCAGGTGGTCCTAGGGAAAATCTGCCCAAGAATTTTTCGGATTTTTTACATTCAGATTCAGATTGGATCGGTGTTGATGCTGGTGCCTTTTATTTACTGACACATGGTGTCGAGCACATCACAGCTATTGGTGATTTTGATTCTTTAACTGCATCAGAGTTAGCATTCGTGAAAAGCAAAGTTGATCCAAAGAATTTTTTTCAGGCAAAACCAGAAAAAGATTATACCGATACAGAATTGTCCCTGCTTTGGGTTGAAAAACATTTCGATTTATCTAAATACGATGCCATTAATTTATTTGCCATGACTGGTCAGCGTCTTGACCACGAACTGAATAATCTTCTGAATTTATTTGAGGCGCAATACACAAATATTCTGCGCAGGATTAAATTTTATGATCTGACTAATATTGTTGAATTCTTTGCTGCCGGAAATTACCTGCTATCCAATAAATTTCACAAGAAGTATTTGGGCTTGATCACTTTGAATGATATTAGTCATTTTTCAATTAAAGGGGCCAAATACGAGTTATCGAACTTTTCATCTAAAATTGCTCGTGCTTTCGCGTCAAATGAGTTTTTGAGCGATGCAGAAGTCGAAATTAGTTTTGAAACGGGAAACGTGATTGCAATATATAGTTAA
- the tuf gene encoding elongation factor Tu → MAEKEHYERTKPHVNIGTIGHVDHGKTTLTAAITKVLSEKGLAQAQDYASIDAAPEERERGITINTAHVEYETEKRHYAHIDAPGHADYVKNMITGAAQMDGAILVVAATDGPMPQTREHILLARQVGVNYIVVFLNKTDLVDDDELIDLVEMEVRELLSEYDFPGDDIPVIRGSALKALQGDPEQEKVVLHLMDVIDEYIPTPVRDIDKPFLMPVEDVFTITGRGTVASGRIDRGTVKINDTVEIVGLRDDIKSTVVTGVEMFRKTLDIGEAGDNIGALLRGIDREGIERGQVLAKPGSIKTHKKFKGEVYILTKEEGGRHTPFFTNYRPQFYFHTTDVTGVVELPEGVEMVMPGDHVTFTVELMKPVAIEKGLKFTIREGGHTVGAGTVSEIDD, encoded by the coding sequence TTGGCTGAAAAGGAACATTACGAAAGAACTAAGCCGCACGTTAATATTGGTACTATCGGTCATGTTGATCATGGTAAGACCACTTTAACGGCTGCTATCACTAAGGTATTGTCTGAAAAAGGCCTTGCGCAAGCCCAAGATTATGCCTCAATTGATGCCGCTCCTGAAGAGCGTGAACGTGGAATCACGATCAATACTGCCCACGTTGAATACGAAACAGAAAAACGTCACTACGCACATATTGATGCGCCAGGACATGCTGATTACGTTAAAAATATGATCACCGGTGCTGCACAAATGGATGGTGCCATCCTTGTTGTTGCTGCAACTGATGGTCCTATGCCGCAGACTCGTGAACATATTTTGCTCGCTCGTCAAGTTGGTGTTAACTATATCGTTGTATTTTTGAACAAGACCGATCTTGTTGATGATGACGAGTTAATTGATCTTGTTGAGATGGAAGTTCGTGAACTTTTGTCTGAATATGATTTCCCTGGTGACGATATTCCTGTTATTCGTGGATCTGCTTTGAAGGCTCTTCAAGGAGATCCAGAACAAGAAAAGGTCGTTTTGCACTTAATGGATGTTATTGATGAATACATTCCAACTCCAGTTCGTGACATTGACAAGCCATTCCTGATGCCTGTTGAAGATGTCTTCACGATTACTGGTCGTGGAACTGTTGCCTCTGGTCGTATTGATCGTGGTACTGTTAAAATCAATGACACGGTTGAGATCGTTGGTCTACGTGATGACATTAAAAGCACCGTTGTTACAGGTGTTGAAATGTTCCGTAAGACTTTGGATATTGGTGAAGCCGGTGATAACATTGGTGCTTTGCTTCGTGGTATTGATCGCGAAGGTATCGAACGTGGCCAAGTTTTGGCTAAGCCGGGTTCGATCAAGACTCACAAGAAGTTCAAGGGTGAAGTTTATATCTTGACCAAGGAAGAAGGTGGCCGTCATACGCCATTCTTCACTAATTATCGCCCTCAGTTCTATTTCCATACGACTGATGTTACAGGTGTCGTAGAATTACCTGAAGGTGTTGAAATGGTTATGCCTGGTGATCATGTGACATTTACTGTCGAATTAATGAAGCCAGTTGCTATCGAAAAAGGTTTGAAGTTCACTATCCGTGAAGGTGGCCATACTGTTGGTGCCGGCACTGTTTCTGAAATTGATGACTAA
- a CDS encoding XRE family transcriptional regulator, whose translation MTQAELADGLTCQATISNLEINGVLPNFDILEGLTRRLSLTVVDILTTRLVTNPLILLQHQLDDECYGKVQTGLKKISRPSQDNFFERQQYDYLCASSSFHDGLIEDANFHCDQMINVPEKQRVWFHYALANTIKAEIWQQKDDLFKAGVCFDSVIDIIKKHPYTEPSFSMTSYIRIYQALAEHFLLVGNVDEAICHLNKAFGILKQKNSIWHFGELMMIQAQVYYENKMYGAQEKMISAVQELYKILKSPQLARMLDKLEA comes from the coding sequence ATGACTCAAGCTGAACTAGCGGATGGCTTGACTTGTCAAGCGACAATTAGTAATTTGGAAATAAATGGCGTTTTGCCGAACTTCGATATTCTAGAGGGCTTGACGAGGCGGCTTTCATTGACTGTCGTTGATATTCTTACTACTCGCTTAGTAACGAACCCTCTTATTTTGCTACAGCATCAATTGGACGATGAATGTTACGGTAAGGTTCAGACGGGATTAAAAAAAATAAGCCGTCCTAGTCAAGACAATTTTTTTGAGCGGCAGCAATATGATTATCTATGTGCCTCATCGTCGTTTCATGATGGTCTAATCGAAGATGCTAATTTCCACTGTGACCAGATGATCAATGTTCCTGAAAAACAGCGAGTTTGGTTTCACTATGCTTTGGCTAATACGATCAAAGCAGAAATTTGGCAGCAAAAGGATGATTTGTTCAAAGCAGGTGTTTGCTTTGACAGTGTTATTGATATTATCAAAAAACATCCTTATACTGAGCCGTCATTTTCTATGACCAGTTATATTCGGATTTACCAGGCTTTAGCTGAACATTTTTTATTGGTTGGGAATGTAGACGAAGCAATATGCCACTTAAACAAAGCATTTGGCATTTTAAAACAAAAAAATTCTATTTGGCATTTTGGCGAATTAATGATGATCCAAGCTCAGGTATACTATGAAAACAAAATGTACGGCGCACAAGAAAAAATGATTTCTGCTGTTCAAGAACTATACAAAATATTAAAAAGTCCGCAATTAGCTAGAATGTTGGATAAGCTTGAAGCCTGA
- a CDS encoding Y-family DNA polymerase, whose translation MSEYFDNERRRVIFAIDSKSFYASVEAVSRGFDPLKVPLIVVSTGPNIGGNGLILATSHMAKERYGLRSNVSRVRDLPKKDHDLIMVAPRMNFYIYVNSQINDIYRKYVADEDLHIYSIDESFLDMTKSWQLFGSSEIEVAKKIQKEVYFKTGIYTTIGIGDNLTQAKIAMDVYAKHNHGFMEQISYETIPEKLWPIKDLDSVWSIGKRTARKLEAIGIHSLDDLAHHDPYDLSRKFGIIGGQLYLLSWGIDRAVISQKTFPKEKSYGNSQVLPKNYTQKSEIEVALQEISDQVSARIRKHHLQTRLVHVWVGNEYTSGGFSKQSRITATNESRVLDQIVLNLFHANWRGDKIRNISVYFADLVADSSQQFDLFRTADRQIKDRELDKTVDSLRLKYGFTKLVKASSTLPGGTAIQRAGLVGGHNGGNSYE comes from the coding sequence ATGTCTGAATATTTTGACAATGAAAGACGCCGAGTAATTTTTGCAATTGATAGCAAGTCTTTTTACGCTAGTGTTGAGGCTGTTTCACGCGGCTTCGACCCGCTTAAAGTTCCTCTTATCGTGGTTTCGACTGGTCCCAACATCGGTGGCAACGGTTTAATTCTTGCAACGAGTCATATGGCCAAAGAGCGTTACGGCTTGAGATCGAACGTTAGCCGTGTACGTGACTTGCCAAAAAAAGATCATGACTTGATCATGGTGGCGCCACGTATGAATTTTTATATCTATGTTAATTCTCAAATTAATGATATTTATCGAAAATATGTTGCTGATGAAGACTTGCATATCTATTCTATCGATGAAAGCTTTTTAGATATGACTAAATCCTGGCAGCTGTTTGGCAGCAGCGAGATAGAAGTTGCTAAGAAGATTCAAAAAGAAGTTTATTTTAAAACGGGAATTTATACAACGATCGGTATCGGCGATAACTTAACGCAAGCAAAAATTGCAATGGATGTTTATGCCAAACATAATCATGGCTTTATGGAACAAATCAGTTATGAGACGATTCCGGAAAAATTATGGCCGATTAAAGACTTGGATTCTGTCTGGAGTATTGGTAAACGAACTGCACGAAAACTAGAGGCTATTGGTATTCATTCTTTAGATGATCTGGCTCATCATGATCCTTATGATCTGAGCAGAAAATTTGGTATTATTGGCGGCCAGCTCTATCTCTTGTCTTGGGGTATTGATCGAGCAGTGATTAGCCAAAAAACTTTTCCAAAGGAAAAATCTTACGGCAACTCACAGGTTCTGCCAAAAAATTATACGCAGAAAAGCGAAATTGAAGTGGCCTTACAAGAAATTTCGGATCAAGTTTCAGCCCGTATTAGAAAACATCATTTGCAAACTCGTTTAGTTCATGTGTGGGTCGGCAATGAATACACTAGTGGCGGTTTTTCTAAGCAAAGCAGGATTACAGCAACAAATGAAAGCAGAGTTTTAGATCAAATTGTGTTGAATTTGTTTCATGCCAATTGGCGAGGGGACAAAATTCGTAATATTTCTGTTTACTTTGCTGACTTAGTTGCTGATAGCAGTCAACAGTTTGATTTGTTTCGAACGGCTGACCGGCAAATCAAAGATCGAGAACTGGATAAGACTGTTGACAGCTTGCGTCTCAAATATGGTTTTACAAAATTGGTTAAAGCTTCTTCCACTTTACCTGGCGGCACGGCAATTCAACGAGCCGGTTTGGTCGGCGGTCATAATGGCGGTAATAGCTATGAATAA